Genomic DNA from Marinobacter sp. LV10MA510-1:
GGCGGGCAATTGACAGCAGCGCCGTGGCCATAGTAACGCCTGCGCTTGGGCCGTCTTTCGGCGTCGCGCCTTCCGGCACGTGCAGGTGGACCAGAGATTTGTCGAAGAACACCGGGTCGCCTTTGTAGCGTTTCAAGTTAGACGCCACAAAGCTGTAAGCAATCTCGGCGGATTCGCGCATTACATCCCCCAGTTGCCCGGTCAGTTTGAAACCGCGCTGGCTGTTGTGAATGCGCGAGGCCTCAATGCTGAGCGTAGCGCCGCCCATAGCGGTCCAGGCTAAACCGGTCACCACACCAATGCCTTTCATGGATTTTTCTTTGCGGAATATAGGCTGCCCCAGGTATTCCTGTACGTCGGCAATGCCAACGCGAATGGGTAAACCGGGATTTCCCAGCAGTTTTACGATGCCCTTGCGGATAATTTTGTGCAGCATCTTTTCCAGACCACGCACCCCGGCTTCGCGGGCATAACCCTCAATCACCTGTTTTATGGCGGCGTCAGAAATGTTCATCTGCTTTTTCAGCAGCCCGGCGCGTTTCAGCAGTTTCGGTAACAGGTGGTGCTTGGCGATCGCCAGCTTTTCTTCCGCTATGTAGCCAGACAGGCGAATCACGTCCATGCGGTCAAGCAGCGGCCGCGGAATGGTATCCAGCTGGTTGGCGGTGCAGATGAACAGTACTTTTGACAAGTCCATGCGCACATCCAGATAGTGGTCCAGAAACTCGCGGTTCTGCTCCGGGTCTAGAGTTTCCAGCAGGGCAGAGGCCGGGTCGCCCTGATAAGACGCGCCAATCTTGTCGATTTCATCCAGCATAATGACCGGGTTGGCCACTTTTGTGTCTTTCAGTGCCTGCACGAATTTTCCGGGCATGGCGCCAATATAGGTGCGGCGATGGCCTTTAATTTCGGCTTCGTCACGCATGCCGCCAACGCTAAAGCGATAGAACTTGCGCCCCAGTGCTTCCGCCACCGAGTGGCCAATAGAGGTTTTGCCCACGCCTGGCGGGCCGACCAACAGCAGGATGGTGCCGCTGACTTCTTTTTTGAAACTGCCCTCGGCCAGAAACTCGATAATGCGGTTTTTCACATCGCCCAGGCCGTCGTGGTCTTTGTCCAGAATCTGCCGCGCCTCGGCCAGGTCGAAATGATCCTGTGAGTGCTGGCCCCAGGGTACCTGGGTTATCCAATCCAGATAATTGCGGGTAACGCCGTATTCCGGCGAGCCCTGTTCCAGAATCCGCAGTTTTTGCAGTTCTTCATCAAAACGTTCGCGCACCGCTTCGGGCGGGTCCAGTTCCGCCATGCGCGCTTCAAAACGTTCGGCGTCGGCGGTTTTGTCGTCTTTCGACATGCCCAGTTCGCGCTGAATCACTTTCAGCTGTTCTTTCAAAAAGAACTCACGTTGGTGCTTTTGTACTTTCTGATTCACTTCCGCACTGATTTCCGATTGCAGCTTGGCCACTTCCAGCTCTTTACGCATCAGCAGCAGCACTTTATCCATGCGTTGCAACAGCGGCACGGTATCCAGTACTTCCTGCAATTTCGCGCCAGGTTCGCTGGTCATCGAGGCGCCGAAGTCGGTCAGCGGGGAACTGTCTTCCGGGCCGAAGCGCGTCAGGTACTGCTTCACTTCTTCGCCGTACAGCGGGTTGGTGCGCAGCAGCTCCTTTATGGCGCTGATAACGGCCATGGTATAAGCTTTGGTTTCGTCCAGATCTTCAGCAGGTTCTTGCGGGTATTCCACTTCAACCAGGTAGGGTGGGCGGCGGCGCAGCCATCGCACAATGCGAAAGCGCTGTAAGCCCTGGGCAATAAACTGAACCTTGCCGTCTTTTTGCTGGGCGTGGTGCACGCGCACGGCGCAGCCCATGGTGGCCAGCTCTTTGCTATCAGGCACGCCCTTTTCGCTGGCCTCGTTGTCAACGTAGCAAATGCCCAGCATGCCGTGATCGGTTTCCCTCACCTTTTTCAGGGTTTCGTGCCAGGGGTTTTGATTCACCATGACGGGCTGCACCTGGGCGGGAAAAAACGGCCGGTTAGACACCGGCAACAGATACAGGCGCTTGGGCAGCGTCTGTTCAGACAGTGCCAGGCCTTTGCTGTCTTCGTCTTTGCCTATGTACTCGGTTATATCGTCTTCGAGCTGTTCCAGAGAGTCGTTGCTGTTGTCGTCTGTCATCATTTTGCGCGGGATACCCCGTCCTTCAGGTCGGGGAGGGATAGCGCGTCGTGCGTTAGCGCGACTCGTTTTTCCTGCCTCCCTCCTCCTTTGGTTGGTTGGGTTGGATGTGATAGCCGTAGCCATCCGCTCGCTGGGTTAAAGCACAGTGGCGATGAGATATTCCTTGAATAGCACCACTACTTGTCTGGATATTGAAGCTGCCGGTTTTACGAACCGCCACACGACCCAACCAGGTGCCGGCTTTCGTGCCTGTTGGCACAACGGCTCGCACCATGTCGCCGGTCTGAAACCCTTGGACTTTCTTCTGGCGCATCAGATAGCCACGAGGGAAACCGTATCTTGTGAGTCTGGTACGCTGATAGCTGCCACGTCCGGTGGCTTTGATCGCCAAGGTTGGAACGTTCCAGCCCTCTACGATCTCGACTTCTCCGACGCAAGCCGCATCCAGCGCGTGTGTCTTTGGAATTTCCAGTCTCTGCCGATTGAATTTCGTGCGACCGCCGGTACCCACTTCAACAGACAGACCCATTTGCTTCAGTGTCTGATGCAATGCCCACCGGGTGGAGTTGACCGCTGAAGCGTCTCTTAGGGGCTTTTTGCACTGTTCAAGGATGCGATCCGGCCTGGCCTGGTGGTTTTTCAGCCGCTTGGACGATGCAAAGAAATCAGCAAGTGGCTGCCTGCCTTTCTCCCGATTGCATGGCCCGCACGCCAATGTCAGGTTGCTGATCCGGTTCGAGCCACCGTTGGCTTTTGGGTCGATATGCTCAATTTGCAGCGGCGTGTCTTTGTCGGCGCAATAGGCGCACTCGCGCCCCCACTTCTCCAGCAGGTATTCACGGATCTCGTAGCCGAGCAAGGTGCCTTGCTGGTACTCGACACCGCTGACTTCCGGGTTTTCCATCTTTTGCGTATCAAACCGAACCAGTTCCTGGCTGATAGATTCAACCGGCACCAAAGATCGAAGCCGATTCACCAAACTTTTCGTGGTATCCACCCGGTGTTGCAGGCTCGGGGCCAGCCAGCCCCTGGGCTTGGTTCGATTCAGGAATCTGGGTGCCCGGTACCTGAGCTGGCTGCGACGACGCCGGCGAAACGCCCGACGTTGCTCCAGAGACTTGCTGATCTGGCGACCGCGATGAGCCAACTCCATTAACGCCAGAACGTGTTGCTTCTGGCCGCTTTCTCGAACCACTGCAATCCCGCTGGTTTTGCTGCCGGGATCGATCTTGATACGGACCGGCTGTGTGATGCCACCGGCACGGTCTTTCAGCCGGATCGTAAACGGATACGCACGCACCACCAAGGCTCGACCACGGCCGAGCAAAAGCCGTGAGCGCTTTTCCGAGCACGGCATTAGTGGTTGCTTGCATCTATCCAGTACGAAGACCGACATCGTTTTCCTTTCAATGAATGCCCTTACGGGCCTTGTGACGCGAATCTTGCGATTCGTCTCCCCTCGGGAATGTCCGTGACCGGCTCCTGCGATGTCGCAGCGACTCACACCTTCGGCGTTTTACCTTTCGCCAGCATGATCTGAGTCTTCCAGAGCGCCGAACTGAGGAAGCATTCGGCGGTGAGTCTTAACGACCTGTCACGAACGTAGCGGGTTGGTTACCGCTTTCCCTGGTCAACCTGGCTTGCAGCGTGTTCTCTACAAGCCCCGTCCTTCAGGGCGGGGTAGTTGACGCTACTTGGCTTCCCGGTACTGGGTGTGTTCGGTGTTTAGCGTTTGATGTTTACTTGCTGCCAAAACTCTGATTTTCAAGGCCGCTCACTTACCTGTTGACCTGCTCCTCTTGAATTTCGCCGCCGGGCTCCCCATCTTAGCTGTATCTATACACAGCGACAGATTCAGGTGTCCCGATGAGCAGCTCTCCTTATAGTTTCGAAGCCACAATGGAAAACTTCCAGCAGCAGGTGATGGAAGCCTCTTCCACAACACCCGTTCTGGTAGACGTATGGGCGGAATGGTGCGCGCCTTGTAAACAGCTGATGCCACTGCTGGAGAAGTTGGCCGATGAGTATAAGGGCGCCTTTTTACTGGCCAAAGTGAATGCTGACCAGCAAGAACAACTTACGGCTAGCTTGGGTGTGAAAAGTTTGCCGACCGTTATTTTGGTGAAAGATGGCCAGGCGGTAGACGGTTTTAACGGCGCGTTAGCGGAAAGCGAGATCCGCAAAGTGCTGGACAAGTACGTGGAGGCGCCCGCCGAGGACCCTTACGAAAAAGCTCACGGGCTATGGGAAGAGGGCAATCTGGATGGCGCCCTGGCCATTTTGGGCGACATGAACCAGAAAGATCCGGAAAACCTGAAAGTGCTGATTGATCTGGCTCAGATCAAAGCCGAGATGGGTGAACTGGACACCGCCGAGCAAATTTACAACAGCCTGCCCCCGGAAGAAAAACTGCAGCACCAGGCCAAACAGCTGGCGGCCCGCATCAAGTTTTTAAAACAGTCCGCGGAACTGCCTCCCCAGACCGATCTGGAAATGGCTCTGGAGCAAGACCCAAAAGACCCCAACGCACTGCACATGCTGGCGCTGCATAACGTGTTAAAAGAAAACAACGCCGAGGCCATGGAGCTGCTGATTCGCCTGATGCAGGTAGACAGCAAGTATAAAAACGAAGTGGCCAAGACAACGCTGGTGGAGCTGTTTGAAAAGCTAGGCAATAACAATGCCGATGTGCGTACCTACCGGCGCAAGCTGTATACATTGATGCACTAGCTGTATACCTTACGATGCTCTAAACAGCGATGTAGCCTTGAAGTAAAAAACGGGTTTACCTCACGGTAAGCCCGTTTTTTGCATATTATTCAAAGTGAAACCTGGAAGGTTTAAGTTTACACACGAAATCACGTAGAGTTAGCAGTGTTCGACCTTGGTCGGGTGTGACTTGTCTAGAGGGTGTAAAAACGTCATTATTCCGTAAGGAATCGAAATTAACCCCCGTTTTTCCAGATTTTTTGAGGGTTAACCAAAAAATTCCGATAAATTGTAGTAAAAAAACTACAATACCAATTAATTCCAGAATCAGGTTGCGATCTTAAACGCAAAATGTGAAACCTGTTCTATGCTTGTTTATGAATAATTAATCGGCGCTACGGCCCCAACGCCGCAAGCCCAATGACTGACTCAGCAGCGCAGCCCGTGATAAACGGCGACTGGGCCGCATTTATATAGATGCCTACGGGAGGATTTGATGTACCAGGACGACGATCCGATTGAAACCACGGAGTGGATTGACGCGCTCGAATCACTGATCGAGCAGGAGGGTGTAGACCGAGCCAAGTACATTCTGGAACGCCTTTCCGAGCGCGCCAGTCGCGACGGCACACAGTTGCCGTATGCCATCACCACGCCATTCCGTAATACTATTCCGCTTGCACAAGAAGCACGCATGCCGGGTGACCTGTTCATGGAGCGCCGTATTCGTTCCCTGATCCGTTGGAACGCCATGGCGATGGTGGTGCGTGCCGGCAAACGCCCGGGTGATCTGGGTGGTCATATTTCCACCTTCTCGTCTGCGGCCACGCTCTATGATGTAGGCTTTAACTATTTCTTCCACGGTGGCGACGAAAAGCGCGAGTCAGACCTCGTGTATTTCCAGGGCCACGCCTCGCCGGGCATTTACGCCCGTTCCTTTTTGGAAGGCCGGTTTGAAGAAGCGCAGCTAGACAAGTATCGCGAAGAAGTCGACGGCGGCGGTTTGTCATCCTATCCGCACCCGTGGCTGATGCCTGATTACTGGCAGTTCCCCACGGTGTCTATGGGCCTGGGCCCGATTCAGGCCATTTACCAGGCCCACATCATGAAGTACCTCGACAGCCGCGAGCTGGTCGAAATGGAAAACCGCAAAGTGTGGTGTTTCGTTGGTGATGGTGAATGTGACGAGCCGGAAACTCTGGGCTGTATTTCCAAGGCTAGCCGTGAAAACCTGGACAACCTGGTGTTTGTGGTGAACTGCAACCTGCAGCGCCTGGACGGCCCGGTGCGCGGCAACGGTAAGATCATCCAGGAACTGGAAGCCTCGTTCCGCGGTGCTGGCTGGAACGTAATCAAAGTGGTTTGGGGTCGCATGTGGGACCCGCTGTTTGAGCAAGACGAAGACGGCACCATGCAGCGCGCCATGGACGAAGTGGTTGACGGCGAACTGCAGGCTTTCACCAACGGTGGCCCGGCGGCAACCCGCAAGCAGTTTTTCGGCAAGTATCCGAAGCTGGCCAAGATGATTGAAAACTGGACCGACGACGACATTCAAACGCTCAATCGCGGCGGCCACGACCCGTACAAAGTGTATGCGGCTTACAAAAAAGCGGCAACCGAAGCCAATGGTAAGCCAACCGTTATTCTGGCCCACACCATCAAAGGTTATGGCTTTGGTGCCGCTGGCGAAGCCACCAACACCGCTCACTCTCTGAAAAAACTTGATGTGGAAACGCTTAAATCATTCCGTGACCGTTTCGCGATTCCGGTGAAAGACGAAGAGCTTGAAGGCGTGCCTTACTATCGCCCGGCGCCCGACAGCCCCGAGCTGGTGTACATGAAGAAGCGCCGGCAGGATCTGGGTGGTTTCCTTCCCAAGCGTCGTAAAGACAGCCAGCCTCTGCAGATTCCTAACCTGGACATCTTCAAGCAGGTGCTGGAAGGCTCCAACGGCCGTGAAATCTCCACCACCATGTCGTTCGTGCGCATTCTGAGCGCGTTGATAAAAGACAAGCGTGTGGGCAAGCGGGTTGTGCCGATTGTTCCTGATGAAGCCCGTACTTTTGGTATGGAAGGCATGTTCCGCCAGCTGGGTATTTATACCTCGGAAGGGCAGAAGTACGTGCCGCCGGATCGCGATCAGATCATGTATTACCGTGAAGACAAAAAGGGTCAGATTCTGCAGGAAGGCATCAACGAAAGCGGCGCCATGGCGGCCTGGATTGCGGCTGCTACATCGTACAGCAACAACAACTTTCCGCTGATTCCGTTCTACGCGTTTTATTCCATGTTCGGTTTCCAGCGCGTTGGCGGCCTGACTTGGGCAGCTGGCGACATTCAGGCTCGCGGCTTCCTGATTGGCGGCACCGCAGGGCGTACCACCCTGAACGGCGAGGGCTTGCAGCACCAAGACGGTGACAGCCATATTCTGGCCAACACCATTCCTAACTGCAAAGCCTACGATCCGGCTTACGCCTATGAAATGGCGGTGGTGATTCATCACGGCATGAAGGAAATGTACGAAAAGAACACCAACGTTTATTACTACATCACCATGGAGAACGAGAACTACGTTCAGCCAGCGATGCCGGAAGGTTGTGCAGATGGCATCATCAAGGGCATGTACAAGTTCAGTTCGGTGGAAGCAAAAGGTAAAGGCAAAACCAAGTTGCGGGTTCAGCTGCTGGGCTCCGGCGCTATCCTGAACGAAGTGAATGCCGCTGCCGAGCTGTTGAAAGACGATTGGGGCGTAAGCTCTGATGTGTGGAGCGTAACCAGCTTTAACGAACTGGCCCGTAACGGCCAGCACGTAGAGCGCTGGAACCTGATGCACCCGGATGACAAAGGCCGCAAAGCCTATGTTACCCAATGCCTGGAAAACCAGACGGGTCCGGTTGTGTCGTCTACCGACTACATCAAGCTGCACTCTGAACAGTTACGGGCGTTTATCCCCAAAACCTTCCTGACCCTGGGTACGGATGGCTTTGGCCGCAGCGACACTCGTGAAAAACTGCGTGATTTCTTTGAGGTTGATCGTTACCACGTTGCCGTAGCAGCGCTGTCTGCTCTGGCGAAAGACGGCGAGATCAAGCACGAGCAGGTTCTTGAAGCCATGCGCAAATACGGAATCGATCGCAACAAACCGAACCCGGCGCACCGCTAAGGAGGAGACCGCTATGAGCGAGCAAGAAATCAGGGTCCCCGATCTAGGCGGGGCAGATGAAGTTGAAGTTATTGAAATACTGGTCAGCGCCGGCGACTCGGTGGTCGAAGAAGATCCGATTCTGACGGTTGAAACCGACAAGGCATCGGTCGAATTGCCGTCACCGGGCGCGGGTAAGATCGTAAAGATCACCGTTAAAGTGGGCGACAAGATCAAAGAGGGCGACGTTGTTGGCATGCTTAGCTCTGATGGAGCGAGTTCTGATGGCGCTTCAGATGGCTCTTCAGGTGACAGCAGCGCACCAGAGCCTGAGCCCAAAGCCAAAGATGACGCACCGGCTAAGTCTGACGACAGCGCCAGCAAGCCGGCGCCGCGGAAAAAATCCGGCGGCACGCGCACAGAAACCGTGAAAGTGTCTGGTCTGGATGGTTTCGACAACATCCCGATTATCGAACTTAACGTGTCT
This window encodes:
- the lon gene encoding endopeptidase La is translated as MTDDNSNDSLEQLEDDITEYIGKDEDSKGLALSEQTLPKRLYLLPVSNRPFFPAQVQPVMVNQNPWHETLKKVRETDHGMLGICYVDNEASEKGVPDSKELATMGCAVRVHHAQQKDGKVQFIAQGLQRFRIVRWLRRRPPYLVEVEYPQEPAEDLDETKAYTMAVISAIKELLRTNPLYGEEVKQYLTRFGPEDSSPLTDFGASMTSEPGAKLQEVLDTVPLLQRMDKVLLLMRKELEVAKLQSEISAEVNQKVQKHQREFFLKEQLKVIQRELGMSKDDKTADAERFEARMAELDPPEAVRERFDEELQKLRILEQGSPEYGVTRNYLDWITQVPWGQHSQDHFDLAEARQILDKDHDGLGDVKNRIIEFLAEGSFKKEVSGTILLLVGPPGVGKTSIGHSVAEALGRKFYRFSVGGMRDEAEIKGHRRTYIGAMPGKFVQALKDTKVANPVIMLDEIDKIGASYQGDPASALLETLDPEQNREFLDHYLDVRMDLSKVLFICTANQLDTIPRPLLDRMDVIRLSGYIAEEKLAIAKHHLLPKLLKRAGLLKKQMNISDAAIKQVIEGYAREAGVRGLEKMLHKIIRKGIVKLLGNPGLPIRVGIADVQEYLGQPIFRKEKSMKGIGVVTGLAWTAMGGATLSIEASRIHNSQRGFKLTGQLGDVMRESAEIAYSFVASNLKRYKGDPVFFDKSLVHLHVPEGATPKDGPSAGVTMATALLSIARREAPQQNIAMTGELTLTGQVLPVGGIREKVIAARRQKINQLILPEANRGDYDELPGYLKEGIAVSFAKHYSDVFQVCFGQQPKKGAVMH
- the iscB gene encoding RNA-guided endonuclease IscB — its product is MSVFVLDRCKQPLMPCSEKRSRLLLGRGRALVVRAYPFTIRLKDRAGGITQPVRIKIDPGSKTSGIAVVRESGQKQHVLALMELAHRGRQISKSLEQRRAFRRRRRSQLRYRAPRFLNRTKPRGWLAPSLQHRVDTTKSLVNRLRSLVPVESISQELVRFDTQKMENPEVSGVEYQQGTLLGYEIREYLLEKWGRECAYCADKDTPLQIEHIDPKANGGSNRISNLTLACGPCNREKGRQPLADFFASSKRLKNHQARPDRILEQCKKPLRDASAVNSTRWALHQTLKQMGLSVEVGTGGRTKFNRQRLEIPKTHALDAACVGEVEIVEGWNVPTLAIKATGRGSYQRTRLTRYGFPRGYLMRQKKVQGFQTGDMVRAVVPTGTKAGTWLGRVAVRKTGSFNIQTSSGAIQGISHRHCALTQRADGYGYHIQPNQPKEEGGRKNESR
- a CDS encoding thioredoxin family protein; the encoded protein is MSSSPYSFEATMENFQQQVMEASSTTPVLVDVWAEWCAPCKQLMPLLEKLADEYKGAFLLAKVNADQQEQLTASLGVKSLPTVILVKDGQAVDGFNGALAESEIRKVLDKYVEAPAEDPYEKAHGLWEEGNLDGALAILGDMNQKDPENLKVLIDLAQIKAEMGELDTAEQIYNSLPPEEKLQHQAKQLAARIKFLKQSAELPPQTDLEMALEQDPKDPNALHMLALHNVLKENNAEAMELLIRLMQVDSKYKNEVAKTTLVELFEKLGNNNADVRTYRRKLYTLMH
- the aceE gene encoding pyruvate dehydrogenase (acetyl-transferring), homodimeric type, giving the protein MYQDDDPIETTEWIDALESLIEQEGVDRAKYILERLSERASRDGTQLPYAITTPFRNTIPLAQEARMPGDLFMERRIRSLIRWNAMAMVVRAGKRPGDLGGHISTFSSAATLYDVGFNYFFHGGDEKRESDLVYFQGHASPGIYARSFLEGRFEEAQLDKYREEVDGGGLSSYPHPWLMPDYWQFPTVSMGLGPIQAIYQAHIMKYLDSRELVEMENRKVWCFVGDGECDEPETLGCISKASRENLDNLVFVVNCNLQRLDGPVRGNGKIIQELEASFRGAGWNVIKVVWGRMWDPLFEQDEDGTMQRAMDEVVDGELQAFTNGGPAATRKQFFGKYPKLAKMIENWTDDDIQTLNRGGHDPYKVYAAYKKAATEANGKPTVILAHTIKGYGFGAAGEATNTAHSLKKLDVETLKSFRDRFAIPVKDEELEGVPYYRPAPDSPELVYMKKRRQDLGGFLPKRRKDSQPLQIPNLDIFKQVLEGSNGREISTTMSFVRILSALIKDKRVGKRVVPIVPDEARTFGMEGMFRQLGIYTSEGQKYVPPDRDQIMYYREDKKGQILQEGINESGAMAAWIAAATSYSNNNFPLIPFYAFYSMFGFQRVGGLTWAAGDIQARGFLIGGTAGRTTLNGEGLQHQDGDSHILANTIPNCKAYDPAYAYEMAVVIHHGMKEMYEKNTNVYYYITMENENYVQPAMPEGCADGIIKGMYKFSSVEAKGKGKTKLRVQLLGSGAILNEVNAAAELLKDDWGVSSDVWSVTSFNELARNGQHVERWNLMHPDDKGRKAYVTQCLENQTGPVVSSTDYIKLHSEQLRAFIPKTFLTLGTDGFGRSDTREKLRDFFEVDRYHVAVAALSALAKDGEIKHEQVLEAMRKYGIDRNKPNPAHR